A window from Saccharomyces eubayanus strain FM1318 chromosome XIV, whole genome shotgun sequence encodes these proteins:
- the LAT1 gene encoding dihydrolipoyllysine-residue acetyltransferase — MSAFVRVLPRISRSSVLTRSLRLQLRCYASYPAHTIIGMPALSPTMTQGNLAVWSKKEGDQLAPGEVIAEIETDKAQMDFEFQEDGYLAKILVPEGTKDIPVNKPIAVYVEDKDDVAAFKDFKLEDSGSDAKTSTKAQPAESQGAKKQDAPSEKAKSPAPEAKERTTAAPQGRVFASPLAKTIALEKGIALKDVQGTGPRGRITKADIESYLETSSKQSSVGGASVTASAASAAPQVAAAAAPSGTSTASYEDVPISTMRSIIGERLLQSTQGIPSYIVSSKISVSKLLKLRQSLNATANDKYKLSINDLLIKAITVAAKRVPDANAYWLPNENVIRKFKNVDVSVAVATPTGLLTPIVKNCEAKGLSQISNEIKELVKRARINKLAPEEFQGGTICISNMGMNNAVNMFTSIINPPQSTILAIATVERVAVEDATAENGFSFDNQVTITGTFDHRTIDGARGAEFMKELKTVVENPLEMLL, encoded by the coding sequence ATGTCTGCATTTGTCAGGGTGCTTCCAAGAATATCCAGGAGCTCGGTGCTCACCAGATCATTGAGATTACAATTGAGATGCTATGCATCGTATCCAGCGCACACTATCATTGGTATGCCCGCGCTGTCTCCCACAATGACCCAGGGGAATCTGGCCGTTTGGAGCAAGAAGGAAGGTGACCAATTGGCCCCCGGTGAGGTGATTGCTGAGATTGAAACCGACAAGGCTCAGATGGACTTCGAGTTCCAAGAAGATGGCTACTTGGCCAAGATCTTGGTCCCGGAGGGTACCAAGGACATTCCCGTCAACAAGCCCATTGCCGTCTACGTGGAAGACAAGGACGACGTAGCagctttcaaagatttcaagtTGGAGGACTCAGGCTCGGATGCGAAGACCAGCACGAAGGCCCAGCCTGCTGAGTCACAGGGGGCAAAGAAACAGGATGCGCCATCAGAAAAGGCCAAGTCTCCTGCTCCAGAGGCAAAAGAACGCACTACCGCCGCTCCTCAAGGTAGAGTCTTTGCCTCTCCACTGGCTAAGACGATCGCTTTGGAAAAGGGTATTGCCTTGAAAGATGTTCAGGGCACAGGCCCCCGTGGTAGAATCACGAAGGCTGATATTGAGTCATACCTGGAAACATCTTCCAAGCAATCTTCCGTTGGTGGAGCTTCTGTTACTGCTTCGGCTGCTTCTGCCGCTCCACAGGTTGCGGCCGCTGCTGCTCCATCAGGCACTTCCACAGCATCATACGAGGATGTCCCAATCTCRACCATGAGAAGCATCATTGGAGAACGGTTATTGCAATCCACCCAAGGTATCCCATCATACATCGTCTCGTCCAAGATATCCGTCTCtaaacttttgaaattgagaCAATCCTTGAATGCCACGGCAAACGACAAGTACAAACTATCCATCAACGACTTGCTAATCAAGGCCATCACCGTCGCGGCCAAGAGAGTGCCAGACGCTAATGCTTACTGGTTACCTAACGAAAACGTCATCCGTAAATTTAAGAACGTCGATGTCTCTGTCGCAGTGGCCACCCCAACAGGTTTGTTGACCCCGATTGTTAAGAATTGTGAGGCTAAGGGCTTGTCGCAAATCTCTAACGAAATTAAAGAACTAGTTAAGCGTGCTAGAATAAACAAGCTGGCCCCAGAGGAATTCCAAGGCGGCACCATCTGTATCTCCAACATGGGTATGAACAATGCTGTTAACATGTTCACCTCGATCATCAACCCACCACAATCTACGATCCTGGCAATCGCTACGGTCGAAAGAGTCGCCGTGGAAGACGCCACCGCAGAAAACGGGTTCTCCTTTGACAACCAAGTTACTATAACAGGGACCTTTGACCATAGAACCATTGACGGCGCTAGAGGTGCTGAGTTCatgaaagaattgaaaactGTCGTTGAGAATCCTTTGGAAATGCTATTATGA
- the TOM7 gene encoding Tom7p — MNFLPSFILSDESKERISRILTLTHNVAHYGWIPFVLYLGWAHTPNRPNFLNLLSPLPSV; from the coding sequence ATGAATTTTCTACCATCTTTCATTCTAAGCGATGAATCCAAAGAACGTATTTCCAGAATCTTAACTTTGACTCATAATGTAGCACATTATGGCTGGATTCCatttgttttatatttGGGTTGGGCTCACACACCCAACAGACCAAACTTCCTTAACTTGTTGTCCCCATTGCCAAGTGTTTAA
- the RPL16B gene encoding 60S ribosomal protein uL13, with protein MGRLASTIAKQLLNGQKIVVVRTEALNISGEFFRNKLKYHDYLRKATRFNKTRGPFHFRAPSRILYKAIRGMVSHKTARGKAAMERLKVFEGIPPPYDKKKRVVVPQALRVLRLKPGRKFTTLAKLSSSVGWKYEDVVAKLEDKRKVSSAEYYAKKRAFAKKVSAASAAASESDVAKQLASFGY; from the coding sequence ATGGGTCGTTTGGCCTCCACTATTGCCAAGCAACTATTGAACGGTCAAAAGATTGTTGTCGTCAGAACTGAAGCTTTGAACATTTCTggtgaatttttcagaaacaaGTTAAAGTACCACGACTACTTGAGAAAGGCTACTCGTTTCAACAAGACCCGTGGTCCATTCCATTTCAGAGCTCCATCTAGAATTCTTTACAAGGCTATCCGTGGTATGGTTTCCCACAAGACCGCTCGTGGTAAGGCTGCCATGGAACGTTTAAAGGTCTTTGAAGGTATCCCACCTCCATacgacaagaagaagagagttGTTGTTCCTCAAGCTTTGAGAGTTTTGAGATTGAAGCCAGGTAGAAAGTTCACCACTTTGGCTAAATTATCCTCTTCTGTTGGTTGGAAATACGAAGACGTTGTTGCCAAATTAGAAGACAAGAGAAAGGTTTCATCCGCTGAATACTACGCTAAGAAGAGAGCTTTCGCCAAGAAGGTCTCCGCTGcctctgctgctgcttctgAATCCGACGTTGCTAAGCAATTAGCTTCTTTCGGTTACTAA